A single window of Ananas comosus cultivar F153 linkage group 19, ASM154086v1, whole genome shotgun sequence DNA harbors:
- the LOC109725076 gene encoding uncharacterized protein LOC109725076 — translation MDWYSWLSRTTLEPSLVYEYGFMFTRNELEGDDVAYFDHEFLKSMGISIAKHRLEILKLAMKAKKKSRGGVGGGSMTTTTQHMHKLLTTALKRTKSCISKYMHTLVHPNRHDSSSIVIVRGDRRRGTEGVLKRDRKMVVVQQGRLMFTNGGVKVSSNCPSPLSRSATSPMVSSCHCKSGEGDDDDDNDDDDGYRGSNDGNTFKWDSMFKDLKPT, via the coding sequence ATGGATTGGTACTCCTGGTTATCAAGAACCACCCTTGAGCCCTCTCTTGTGTATGAGTACGGCTTCATGTTCACCCGAAACGAGCTCGAGGGCGACGATGTCGCGTACTTCGACCACGAGTTCCTGAAGAGCATGGGCATCTCCATAGCCAAGCACAGGTTGGAGATCCTCAAGCTAGCCATGAAGGCCAAGAAGAAGAGTAGGGGAGGAGTCGGAGGAGGCTCCATGACCACTACTACTCAACACATGCACAAGCTCCTCACCACCGCTCTAAAGAGGACCAAGAGTTGCATATCAAAGTACATGCACACATTGGTTCATCCGAACCGCCACGACTCCTCGTCGATCGTAATCGTGCGTGGAGATCGGCGGCGGGGAACGGAAGGGGTGCTTAAGAGGGATAGGAAGATGGTGGTGGTGCAACAAGGGAGGTTGATGTTCACAAATGGTGGTGTTAAGGTGAGTAGTAATTGTCCTTCTCCTCTATCAAGGAGTGCAACTAGTCCAATGGTGAGTAGTTGTCATTGTAAGAGTGGTGAgggcgatgatgatgatgataatgatgatgatgatgggtaTAGGGGGAGTAATGATGGGAATACATTCAAGTGGGATTCAATGTTTAAGGATTTGAAGCCCACATGA
- the LOC109724939 gene encoding uncharacterized methyltransferase At2g41040, chloroplastic: protein MEVATMASSPTLSSSHRSFHAPLRNPLLPLRPDPPPWLLRLRPRTLPLRLLRRAGARAAAAAALETETHVRRSSSLETDFLACPICYEPLIRKGPSGLNLSAIYRSGFKCAKCNKSFTSKDVFLDLTITSGTTEYSEVKPARTELFRSPLVSFLYERGWRQNFNRSGFPGPDEEFKMAQDYFQPVAGGLLVDVSCGSGLFSRKFAKSGSYSAVIALDFSENMLRQCYEFIKQDETLLNTNLALVRADVSRLPFRSCSVDAIHAGAALHCWPSPSNAVAEISRVLRSGGIFVATTFLSSPLNTPFYNEALRPLRQLFGQVTNSYSYFTEKEIKDLCKSCGLINYSSKVQRAFIMFSAQKP, encoded by the exons atggaGGTGGCAACAATGGCGTCGTCCCcaaccctctcctcctcccatcGCTCGTTCCACGCTCCCCTGCGAaaccctctcctccctctccgccCCGATCCCCCGCCatggctcctccgcctccgcccccgCACCCTTCCTCTTCGCTTGCTCCGGCGCGCCGGagcccgcgccgccgccgctgcagcTCTAGAGACG GAAACTCATGTTCGGCGCAGCAGTTCTTTAGAAACCGACTTCCTTGCATGCCCGATTTGCTATGAGCCACTGATAAGAAAAGGACCTTCGGGCTTAAACTT GTCCGCGATCTATAGGTCTGGATTCAAGTGTGCAAAATGCAACAAGTCATTTACGAGTAAAGATGTCTTCTTGGACCTTACTATTACTTCAGGAACTACGGAGTACAGTGAAGTGAAACCTGCTAGAACAGAGCTATTTAG GAGCCCACTAGTCTCGTTTCTTTATGAAAGAGGATGGCGTCAGAACTTCAACCGGAGTGGCTTCCCTGGTCCTGATGAAGAG TTCAAGATGGCTCAAGATTACTTCCAACCAGTAGCTGGTGGTCTGCTCGTGGATGTGAGCTGTGGGAGTGGCTTATTCTCTAGAAAATTTGCAAAATCTGGGTCTTACTCTGCTGTTATTGCCTTGGATTTTTCGGAGAATATGCTTCGCCAATGCTACGAATTCATTAAGCAAGATGAAACTCTCTTAAATAC CAATCTTGCTCTTGTAAGGGCAGATGTTTCAAGACTTCCTTTTAGATCATGTTCAGTTGATGCAATTCATGCAGGTGCTGCCCTGCATTGTTGGCCCTCTCCTTCAAATGCA GTAGCTGAAATAAGTCGGGTCCTAAGAAGTGGTGGCATCTTCGTGGCCACTACCTTCTTATCATCGCCATTGAATACTCCCTTCTATAATGAAGCACTGAGGCCTCTCAGACAG CTTTTCGGGCAAGTCACTAATAGCTACAGTTACTTTACTGAGAAAGAGATCAAAGATTTGTGCAAATCGTGCGGGCTAATCAATTATAGCAGCAAAGTTCAGAGGGCTTTTATCATGTTCTCGGCGCAAAAGCCATGA